Proteins encoded within one genomic window of Sorex araneus isolate mSorAra2 chromosome 9, mSorAra2.pri, whole genome shotgun sequence:
- the TUBAL3 gene encoding tubulin alpha chain-like 3 gives MAELKMMRECLSIHIGQAGVQLGEACWELYCLEHGIGPDGALVDSSRDALSASVGTFFGETRAGKQVPRALLVDLEPTVVDGIRTGKLRSLFHPEQLLSGKEDASNNYARGHYSVGSEAIDPTLERIRKLAEQCGGLQGFLAFRSFGGGTGSGFTSLLMERLSAEYGRKTKLELSVYPAPRISTAVVEPYNAVLTTHATLEFSDCTFMVDNEALYDICHRRLGVARPTYASINRLVGQAVAAITAPLRFEGPLNVDFIEFQTNLVPFPRIHFPLTALAPLVSADKARYEELSVADITTACFEGPHQLVQCDPRLGKHMACCLLYRGDVAPKQVNAAIADVKSRCSVQFVDWCPTGFKVGISSPAPAVVPGGELAPVPRAVCTLSNSTAVLEAWARLNHKFDLMFAKRAFVHWYLREGMEEAEFWEARHDLAALQRDYEEVGQDTIQGEGRAPGGEKGHSTHLPQSLGFSRAPGPVRCPANSHAED, from the exons ATGGCCGAATTGAAGATGATG AGGGAGTGCCTTTCCATTCACATCGGCCAAGCGGGCGTGCAGCTGGGCGAGGCTTGCTGGGAGCTGTACTGCCTGGAGCATGGGATCGGGCCTGATGGCGCGCTCGTCGACAGCAGCAGGGACGCCCTGAGTGCCTCGGTGGGGACCTTCTTCGGTGAGACGAGAGCTGGCAAGCAAGTGCCCagagcactcctggtggacctGGAGCCCACGGTTGTCG ATGGGATCCGGACTGGCAAGCTCCGCTCCCTCTTCCATCCCGAGCAGCTCCTCAGCGGGAAGGAGGACGCCTCCAACAACTATGCCCGCGGTCACTACTCAGTGGGGTCAGAGGCCATCGACCCGACGCTGGAGAGGATCCGGAAGCTG GCCGAGCAGTGTGGCGGGCTGCAGGGCTTCCTGGCCTTCCGGAGCTTTGGCGGCGGCACCGGCTCCGGTTTCACGTCTCTGCTCATGGAGCGGCTCTCAGCCGAGTACGGCAGAAAGACGAAGTTGGAGCTCTCGGTCTACCCGGCACCAAGGATCTCCACGGCAGTGGTAGAGCCATACAACGCCGTCCTCACCACCCACGCCACCCTCGAGTTCTCGGACTGCACCTTCATGGTGGACAACGAGGCCCTGTATGACATCTGCCATCGGCGGCTGGGTGTGGCTCGCCCGACCTATGCCAGCATCAACAGGCTGGTGGGACAGGCCGTGGCGGCCATCACCGCACCCCTCAGGTTCGAGGGACCCCTGAACGTGGACTTCATCGAGTTCCAGACGAACCTGGTCCCGTTCCCTCGGATCCACTTCCCCCTGACCGCCCTGGCGCCCCTCGTCTCTGCCGACAAAGCCAGGTACGAGGAGCTGTCGGTGGCCGATATCACAACTGCCTGCTTTGAGGGCCCCCACCAGCTGGTCCAGTGTGACCCCCGGCTCGGGAAGCATATGGCCTGCTGCCTGCTCTACAGGGGGGACGTGGCCCCCAAGCAGGTGAACGCGGCCATCGCTGACGTGAAGTCGAGATGCTCTGTCCAGTTCGTCGACTGGTGTCCCACTGGTTTCAAGGTGGGCATCAGCTCCCCAGCGCCTGCCGTGGTGCCCGGTGGGGAGCTGGCCCCAGTGCCACGGGCCGTGTGCACACTGAGCAACTCCACGGCCGTGCTGGAGGCCTGGGCCCGCCTCAACCACAAGTTCGATCTCATGTTTGCCAAGAGAGCGTTTGTGCACTGGTACCTGCGGGAGGGCATGGAGGAGGCAGAGTTCTGGGAGGCCAGGCATGACCTGGCCGCTCTGCAGAGGGACTATGAGGAGGTGGG TCAGGACACCATCCAGGGCGAGGGCAGAGCtccaggaggagagaaggggcaCTCGACCCATCTGCCCCAATCGCTGGGCTTCTCCCGTGCTCCTGGCCCTGTCCGCTGT CCCGCCAACTCCCACGCCGAGGACTGA
- the UCN3 gene encoding urocortin-3, whose product MLALARFLLLLLLLPTSTPGLGFSHKFYKVKSFSSCVNKALSEAKRSRSEEALLLSARGFPALGEEGHKGRRTPEGSGAGGQAASYEGPSLAQLRGKLAQDKTQRDRRAQFSLSLDVPTNIMNILFDIAKAKNVRAKAAANAHLLAQVGRKK is encoded by the coding sequence ATGCTGGCCCTCGCCCggttcctgctgctgctgctgctgctgccgacCAGCACCCCTGGTCTGGGTTTCTCCCATAAGTTCTACAAAGTCAAGTCATTCTCCAGCTGCGTCAACAAGGCCCTGTCGGAGGCCAAGAGAAGCAGGTCGGAGGAGGCCCTGCTGCTGAGCGCAAGGGGGTTCCCGGCCCTGGGTGAGGAGGGCCACAAGGGGAGAAGGACCCCCGAGGGCTCAGGGGCTGGCGGGCAGGCTGCAAGCTACGAAGGCCCATCCCTGGCGCAGCTCAGGGGAAAGCTGGCCCAGGACAAGACCCAGAGAGACCGGCGAGCCCAGTTCAGTCTGTCCCTGGACGTCCCCACCAACATTATGAACATCCTCTTCGACATTGCCAAGGCCAAGAACGTGCGGGCCAAGGCAGCAGCCAACGCGCACCTGCTGGCCCAGGTTGGGCGGAAGAAGTAG